ACCAGAAGTATCCACCTCCACGTTTTCGATAACAGCATCACCTCCAATCCTGACAACGTCCACcacatcctcaagaccaagttaCACAACACAACTATCTCAAGGGCACATTTTTCTTCACTTTCCGGCAAGTAATATAGATTGTTGGATATTAGAACATCGTGAGAAGATTTTTTTCGACATTATATGTaaattctcatttgaaatagatCTCGAGTGCTTTATTCCTTCTTTCCCGGAGTCCAAGCTAATAGACAGTTTCGACCTCGCATCCAAGCTATCAGTACAGCAACTAATGTCATCGTCGTTGCTCATATGGAAACTGAAGCGATTACTGAACATTGGTTCGGAGAACAAGTTTAAAGAAGCAATTAGAGTGGTGGACAATGTGACAATGGAGATgacaaggaagaagaggagggaGATGGCGGCAACGACAACAAATCTTAACAAATCGAACTTACTGTCTAAATTCATGGGGTCCATCGAAGAGAACAAGTACTTGAGAGATATAGTCATTAGTTTTCTaagtatgaattggttgagaacaaATTGAGGATTTTAATATTGAAGTTGTAGAATGTGTATTGTATAGCTTGAATTTGCAGTGTTAAACTGTTAGaattatgcgagatatgatgaaattaattgttaaaaaatcaatcgaataattaattttagttaaaattaaaatatctgatctaaaattattcaaagactaaaataaataaatactcataattttattattacaaCTTATACGATTATACTTATTGAgacaacttttattttattatctaatGTAAATGTtactacttttaaaaaattattttgaaaaaaaaaaagaaaaagaaagcaactTTTGAAACTGTCAAATACAAAATCCACTTCAGTTTATTACACATTTGAGCCGTGGCTCCAACCAAACAAGGCCTTAAAATTCCGTGTGACGTATAAATATTCCGGTGCATATTCTGTCTAAATAAGCATTAACGTTTTGTTTGTCTGTCAACCTCTGAAATCACCACCACACCCCTCGATCTCTTTCATCTCCCTTATAACCACACCACCACTCTCTCCCTTTATTCGCATCTCTCCCTATACCCATCACTGACACACAGAAACACACTCTCTTCTGGaactttcttctccttcttcttcgccAATGGCCACCGCCACTCTCAGCCCCGCCGATACCGACAAGCTCTCCAATCTCAAATCTGCAGTTGCCGGATTGAGCCAAATCAGGTTCTATACTCCATTCATAGCGCATTTCTGCttccttttacttctttttctcTCGATCTCTTTTCTCCTTTGTATTCTTGTGAAAATCGCTGTTTGCGCGCCAAATTTTGTCGCGATTTCCAATCGGAACTTGATTTGTTTTTTGGCAGTGAGAATGAGAAGAACGGCTTCATCAACCTCGTCTCTCGTTACCTCAGGTCTGGATCCTTATTTCAGGAATCTTActtaatgttaaatcatgatTAATGATAATGATTAGATTCACTCAGCATGTGTCTTTTACTCTCGAACTATGCTAATTGCTACGTTATGGCGGAGAATTTCATTTTACTTTGAGTCTGATTAGCTTGATCGATTTTCATGCATGACGATGGATCGCAGTGGCGAAGCTCAACATGTTGAGTGGAGCAAGATCCAGACGCCTACGGATGAAGTCGTTGTGCCTTATGACAGTCTAGCGCCAACTCCTAAAGGTAAGTTTCTTTTTCGCGTTTTTCTTTTGTCTGATTGGTTTATCTGAATCCGATGTGACTAATCAATGTGTTTGCTGCCTGAACTGAAACTGGTGCAGCCTCTTCCGAGGTGAAGAGCCTCTTGGACAAGCTTGTGGTGCTTAAGCTCAATGGAGGCTTGGGGACAACTATGGGTTGCACTGGTCCAAAGTATGCCGAatctgattttattattttacttgtttattgtaattatttgtatttttttatgctTACTTTAGATGCGGAATTTTCAGTATGTGATTTAAAGATTAAGATCATCTGTCTGATGTTGCCAATGAATGTCTGGTTCGTGCTTCTTTGATGCTTATCGCAATGATCAGTCTGATAAACTCTATTGACTAGAATTTGGAACATCACTAGGCGTTTCGATTGGTTTTTCAGCTTGGTTATTTAATCACCAGTAAaaagaaggaaattaaaaaataatttccttTCAAGCTAGACTTCGTCACTTTATTATTAGTATTGTCATGAAAGTTTATAGATTCGTGAAcgagaaaaattatggaaactattttttaatatatcatATCACATTGTTCCATGGCATGTCTGTAACTcttaatttatgtataaatgtaATGCAGATCTGTCATTGAAGTTCGTGATGGGCTGacttttcttgatttaattgttATCCAAATTGAGGTTAGTTTACGGTCCTCTCTTTGCTTGACCTTTATTTTGTGTCCTTTCCACTGATAAATACACTTCGTGTGCACTTTCCACTGATAACATAAATTGTTGTAGAACCTCAATGCCAAATATGGAAGCAATGTTCCGTTGCTGTTGATGAACTCATTCAACACTCATGATGACACTCAAAAGgtatataaaaattttcttttaactcTTCTGGCTGGAATTATGCGATAAATTATTGCGGATCTAACAATTTAACTATCTGTAGATTGTTGAAAAATACAAGAGCTCAAACATTGAGATTCATACCTTTAACCAGGTTTGTATCACTTAGTTTCTtgcttcattttgtttttttttttagaattcaaGCTCTAAATTCTCATCTGAGATTGGTTTTGCAAATTCAAATTTATGCAGAGCCAATATCCCCGATTGGTTGTTGATGACTTTTTGCCATTCCCATCCAAAGGGCAGACTGGCAGAGATGGGTGGTATGATTTCATTTGTGTATTTTGCCTTTGTTATTCAACTGCATTGATGTAACTAGTGTCACTCGAGTCATGTATTTCTCTCCCTTTGAATTGGCAGTCCAGGACGGCTATAAATATAGTTTGTTGATGAATCAGAGGTTGATTTAGATACTTACATAGCATATCTATCCTTTAAACTACTATTTAGATGGCTATTCAGATTCAGAAAGATATGAATCTATGGCCAATTAACTACACTTGGGAGCTCAGTTGAACAACTTTCGTTGTTTTTGGTATGTGATTTGTCTCCTGCATTTCAATGTCATGTTTCAGCAATCCCGGAGATAACAATCTGAATTAAATTGACTTTTCATGCATGGGAGGGAACATTTGTAGTTTATATTGTCTGTTTTGTTTTGGCAGTCATCATTATTTCAGGGCTGTTATTAGTGTACCCCGAGTTGTATATGATGTGACACAATTAGGCACAAACTTTGGCATAAAATATCTATCAAATTTAAGTAATATCATATTCCAAGTACATCTTAAACACGTATATTATCATATTATGGTTATACTGGAAGTAGAACACatgctttgttgttgttgttgtggaaTTTGTCATGTGTTCGTTAGTCAGCTGCCATAACTTTGGCCTTTGAGCATGTCTTTGCTCATAGCTTCCTAAGCTTGGTTTATGAGTAATTCCTTCATGCATAGGTACCCTCCTGGCCATGGAGATGTCTTCCCATCATTACTGAATAGTGGAAAACTTGATGCACTATTGTCACAGGTTTACACCAGaactcaatttatttttatttgtggatGGACAAAGTCTTATATTTcaccctttttttctttttaagaatCGTAACTATCACTGTTTTCCCCCCATTTTTTCCCTCTTACAGGGTAAGGAGTACGTGTTTGTTGCCAATTCAGATAACTTGGGTGCTGTAGTTGATTTGAGTATCCTTATTTAATATTCCGCGCTTCTTCATTTTTGGTTGTACTGCTTTTCAATTCTATATGAAGGTGGTACCTTTAGTATCATCCAGCCTCCTTGACTGGTTAATTTAGAAATCTTAAATCATTTGATCCAGAACAAGAATGAATACTGCATGGAGGTGAAGAACGATCATTATCATCAGCAACTGCCTTTGAGCTGTAGACCTCACatgattttgattaatttaCCTATATTTTTTGGTGCCTGTTATGCAGGTGACTCCCAAAACATTGGCTGATGTGAAGGGTGGCACTTTGATTTCTTATGAAGGAAGAGTTCAGGCACGTAACCATTGCTGAATCACCACTTCTCAATCAAGATTTAGCTGATTAAATCTGTACTGTGATGGTTGCAAATGTCTAACTTAAAAACTGCTCCTCTTAATAAATCCTCCACAAATTTTATCCGAAAATTCGAAGGGGAAAGATATTTTGCTTGCTAGTTTGATAATTGCCCCGCTCTAAAGCATTTTTGGTTTCTGTgccttaaaacaaaattttaaaactgtATTGTCCATTCGAAATTTGCAATAGTGTCAATAAGTGATGCTTATCTTTGATTCTCTAATGCAGTTGCTGGAGATTGCCCAAGTCCCAGATGAACACGTGAGCTACTAATCTCTCTCATATTCTCTTTTGAATCATCCCTAGTTCCCAAGTGGAGGGGGGAAATTGCTTTAGGgcattatttagttattttctatGATGAGCTCTGTTTTCCGGTTTCTCTAATGAAGTAGGAAATGGTGTCTCCCATGATAGgaaattagaaattcaggagcACTTATTACTAGACATATATGAATATTCAGCTGCTACTAACTGATAACCATCGATGATATGAAATACAATCATCAGTTGTTAAAATAATTCCCATCATCATTTATGCACTATAAACATTGATGGTTTAAGATGATTTTGCTTGATAATGACACCTACATTAGGAATTTAAGTTagaatcatgttccaaatacaagtCTAGAACTTTGATTGACACAACAATTATTTCTTTAACATATGATGCTATCTTTTATGCAGGTCAATGAATTCAAGTCGATCGAGAagttcaaaattttcaacacaAATAATTTGTATGTTTTTTGGTTAGCTATCTAGTTATTTTAGATTATATGCTCTTTTGGGGTATTGATAACATACAATTTACAGGTGGGTGAACTTGAAGGCAGTTAAAagacttgttgaagctgatgcTCTTAAGATGGAGATTATTCCTAATCCAAAGGTGTATATTGCATACTTATAGATGTGAAATAGCTCATCTTTCCATT
The genomic region above belongs to Arachis duranensis cultivar V14167 chromosome 3, aradu.V14167.gnm2.J7QH, whole genome shotgun sequence and contains:
- the LOC107481004 gene encoding UTP--glucose-1-phosphate uridylyltransferase, yielding MATATLSPADTDKLSNLKSAVAGLSQISENEKNGFINLVSRYLSGEAQHVEWSKIQTPTDEVVVPYDSLAPTPKASSEVKSLLDKLVVLKLNGGLGTTMGCTGPKSVIEVRDGLTFLDLIVIQIENLNAKYGSNVPLLLMNSFNTHDDTQKIVEKYKSSNIEIHTFNQSQYPRLVVDDFLPFPSKGQTGRDGWYPPGHGDVFPSLLNSGKLDALLSQGKEYVFVANSDNLGAVVDLKILNHLIQNKNEYCMEVTPKTLADVKGGTLISYEGRVQLLEIAQVPDEHVNEFKSIEKFKIFNTNNLWVNLKAVKRLVEADALKMEIIPNPKEVDGVKVLQLETAAGAAIRFFDKAIGINVPRSRFLPVKATSDLLLVQSDLYTLQDGFVTRNPARANPENPSIELGPEFKKVSNFLNRFKSIPSIVELDSLKVAGDVWFGAGVVLKGKVSIVAKSGVKLEIPDKAVIANKEINGPEDL